One stretch of Anolis carolinensis isolate JA03-04 chromosome 3, rAnoCar3.1.pri, whole genome shotgun sequence DNA includes these proteins:
- the mtif3 gene encoding translation initiation factor IF-3, mitochondrial yields the protein MAALCLKKLLAQAKRDQVNLISRYLATFGVCPLKRTPPSQTWLVTEHATKGLLPFPTQSFCTHEAAEEKLKGKKINPNAKKTIESVGKKIPHRIVQLIDENGNNEGTMHRADVIRIMDERGLRLVLLSEKADPPVYRLMSGHQIHEERMKLREKQKANPSNGPVQQKEITLSTTIAQHDLDTKIKQIQQWIDKKHHVRVTVQQKRADDEPKHTLALFSQILDAMPEKATYLSEPRIAKEGRGTCVLRHMSEKEIRELKTRGKNKEGPGDTEKSTTTSDALNQ from the exons ATGGCTGCCTTGTGCTTAAAGAAACTACTTGCTCAGGCCAAAAGGGATCAAGTGAACCTTATCAGTAGATACCTTGCTACTTTTGGGGTGTGCCCATTGAAAAGAACACCCCCCTCTCAGACATGGCTTGTGACAGAGCATGCTACAAAAGGACTTCTTCCTTTCCCCACACAATCATTCTGTACACATGAAGCTGCTGAGGAGAAactcaaaggaaagaaaataaatccCAATGCCAAAAAGACTATTGAAAGTGTTGGAAAGAAAATCCCGCATAGGATTGTTCAGCTGATAGATGAGAATGGCAACAACGAGGGGACGATGCACAGAGCTGACGTGATTCGTATCATGGATGAAAGGGGACTGAGGCTTGTTCTGCTTTCAGAGAAGGCAGATCCTCCTGTTTACAGACTGATGTCAGGGCACCAGATTCATGAAGAACGCATGAAACTGAGAGAAAAGCAGAAAGCTAACCCCTCAAATG GGCCTGTCCAACAGAAGGAGATAACACTTTCCACAACTATTGCTCAACATGATTTAGATACAAAGATAAAACAAATACAGCAGTGGATTGATAAGAAGCACCATGTGAGGGTAACAGTGCAGCAGAAGAGGGCTGATGATGAACCAAAACATACG TTAGCATTATTTAGTCAGATTTTGGATGCGATGCCTGAAAAAGCAACTTACCTCTCAGAGCCCCGCATTGCTAAAGAAGGAAGGGGCACATGTGTATTGAGACACATGTCCGAGAAAGAGATCCGCGAACTCAagacaaggggaaaaaacaaagaagGTCCAGGGGACACTGAAAAGTCAACCACTACCTCGGATGCACTCAATCAGTGA